In Colias croceus chromosome 19, ilColCroc2.1, the following are encoded in one genomic region:
- the LOC123700411 gene encoding ionotropic receptor 75a-like, whose amino-acid sequence MLFEATAMAFKYKVVGSIIIFTCCTKFDAVKLVRTFNNFDIQTTISCDPTTFKYTHKHRLQGVLFIPVNNELNMVPLEYFSIWYKWVIISDTLPEKLHTVRYDADIILMKPFNNTIQNELSAELGTVTLEDVFIHPQNGATIHPWAYYNNRVLQVVYERERILRRMNLQLYTLKIATPLGLYSNDTYDGSFKDYLQDMSMPERDSGIRSTYITSSIIIERLNATELLIPTQLWSTEVSNSSMLLQLHYGSADLAGGALRIMHSRIKKLDYAMNVWPFHVGFTYLAERESSNNMFMAPFTVMVWYCSLALFAILLIAQRVTAKSSMEKEGAYIAVLATFLQQDASAVPCGISGRWTFLVLSISAMLIHAYYTSAIVSALVSTGRSGPDSLRSLGDSRYSIASEDYDYMRYLMFDVPTNWSDLEYLKRKKMTNDFYKDMKEGVKLIQTGQTAYHTEYNQLYPHLRTFTDDQLCKLQYVDTVPEILSWLTTTKRGQWTDIIKSTGAWLHETGLAKRIVSRIRIRPPPCRAALLAERVNIHDIAPLLVLTFSVVVLAVIILAIEVLFAKLNKKTVDLEVEVEDSMQ is encoded by the exons ATGTTATTTGAGGCTACAGCTATGGCATTTAAGTACAAAGTTGTTGgaagtataattatatttacctGTTGTACTAAATTTG ATGCTGTAAAATTGGTGCGCACTTTCAACAACTTCGACATACAGACCACAATATCTTGTGATCCCACAACTTTTAAATATACGCATAAACACCGATTACAAGGTGTTCTATTTATACCCGTAAATAATGAGTTAAATATG gTACCCTTGGAATATTTTTCGATTTGGTACAAGTGGGTGATTATTTCGGATACTCTACCCGAAAAACTACATACAGTGCGGTATGATGCTGACATAATATTGATGAAACCTTTCAACAACACAATTCAAAatg AACTATCAGCAGAATTGGGAACAGTGACATTAGAAGATGTATTTATACATCCACAAAATGGCGCTACAATTCATCCTTgggcatattataataaccgTGTACTTCAAGTAGTTTATGAGAGAGAGAGGATTCTCAGAAGAATGAATTTACAACTCTATACTTTGAAAATTGCCACTCCG cTAGGTCTCTACAGCAACGACACATATGACGGTTCGTTCAAGGACTACTTGCAGGATATGTCGATGCCGGAACGTGACTCAGGCATCCGATCTACATACATTACTTCTTCTATTATTATAGAGAGACTTAACGCTAC AGAGCTGTTAATACCAACTCAGCTGTGGAGTACAGAAGTAAGCAACAGCAGTATGCTGTTACAACTTCACTACGGTTCAGCTGATTTGGCTGGAGGAGCGCTCCGTATCATGCACAGTCGGATCAAAAAACTCGATTATGCTATGAATGTGTGGCCGTTTCA TGTAGGCTTCACATACCTAGCTGAGCGAGAAAGCAGTAACAACATGTTCATGGCTCCATTTACTGTTATGGTGTGGTACTGCAGTCTGGCTCTGTTCGCCATTTTGTTGATCGCTCAAAGAGTTACAGCTAAGAGCTCTATGGAGAAGGAGGGCGCTTATATCGCGGTCCTTGCTACTTTTTTACAGCAAG ATGCAAGTGCAGTCCCATGCGGTATATCAGGTCGCTGGACATTCCTCGTATTATCCATATCTGCAATGCTTATCCACGCCTACTACACATCGGCGATTGTCTCTGCTCTCGTGAGTACCGGGAGGAGCGGACCGGACTCTCTGCGGTCGCTCGGAGACTCCCGATACAGTATAGCGTCAGAGGACTATGATTATATGCGCTATTTGATGTTTGAT GTACCAACAAACTGGTCCGACCTTGAGTATCTGAAACGCAAGAAAATGACCAACGACTTCTACAAGGACATGAAAGAAGGTGTAAAGTTGATTCAGACCGGGCAAACTGCGTATCATACGGAGTACAACCAGCTTTATCCACATTTGAGAACATTTACTGATGATCAGCTATGCAAACTACAATATGTGGATACTGTGCCTGAA ATTCTATCCTGGCTGACCACCACGAAGCGTGGGCAATGGACTGACATAATCAAGTCCACAGGAGCCTGGCTTCACGAAACCGGACTAGCAAAACGTATAGTATCACGCATACGAATCCGCCCACCGCCTTGCCGCGCGGCGTTGCTCGCTGAACGAGTCAATATACATGACATAGCACCGCTTTTGGTGCTCACGTTTTCTGTAGTTGTATTGGCTGTTATTATTCTGGCTATAGAAGTATTGTTTGCTAAGTTGAATAAGAAGACAGTTGATTTGGAAGTTGAAGTCGAGGATTCTATGCAATAG
- the LOC123700543 gene encoding extensin-like, giving the protein MVTEMLQFMLLSSLLVDLSYATIGCHEVQQSHLASLHERMNHMLSTLYSSPLLTKKQESENPPATTPKPETPPTTTNALEPPCYQQYSSPAPVPPVIFIAPQAAAPQPSPSYYGDARSVEYAYQQAAAPQPAWNYDQYYQQYYQPPPPMYPPAPPAYPPAPPVYPPAPPAYPPTSSLYPPAPYPYPPTPCENSYPYPSEYASSYRFPYPQQQYAMPYPSPSPYLPATYQRPNEMPPQPQYVHP; this is encoded by the exons ATGGTGACCGAAATGTTGCAGTTTATGCTTCTCAGTAGTCTTTTAGTAGATTTGAGTTATGCTACCATCGGTTGTCATGAAGTGCAACAATCACAT TTGGCATCTCTACACGAACGAATGAATCACATGCTCAGCACTCTGTACTCGTCAC CATTACTAACGAAAAAACAAGAAAGTGAAAATCCACCAGCCACAACGCCAAAACCTGAAACACCGCCTACAACCACCAACGCATTAGAACCACCTTGCTACCAACAATATTCGTCTCCAGCCCCAGTCCCACCCGTGATCTTCATCGCCCCACAAGCCGCCGCACCACAACCTTCACCAAGTTATTACGGAGATGCTCGATCAGTAGAATACGCGTATCAGCAAGCCGCAGCGCCTCAACCAGCTTGGAATTACGATCAGTATTACCAACAATACTATCAGCCTCCACCTCCTATGTATCCCCCCGCACCTCCTGCGTACCCTCCCGCACCTCCTGTATACCCTCCCGCACCTCCTGCATACCCTCCCACATCCTCCCTATACCCTCCTGCGCCCTATCCTTACCCACCAACACCTTGCGAAAACAGTTACCCATATCCATCAGAATACGCATCAAGTTACAGATTTCCATACCCTCAACAGCAGTACGCTATGCCGTACCCAAGCCCATCACCATATTTACCAGCCACCTATCAAAGACCCAATGAAATGCCTCCACAACCACAATATGTACATCCATAG
- the LOC123700542 gene encoding uncharacterized protein LOC123700542 has product MTPFYFVIALIIQTLLVGAEKDVDVSCNETVILNSLTNKIEDDIVVKDYHAAPLDWIDIIGTTGSIYPTASASMMAQAVLSDKPPEEQLEDIKDMATQIKMAIQSEMVNLLSYAISGTEKESDGCARKKRSVETPTDSTKLVMRLLKHIKSNNDYQNIAIEKMMSAQEIADKYGIPFKADPEILTDLAVAGNEQASELTSILKDVCEVTNATKTQSDCKPEKPVHNMTYQHEDTIKQPTESSFAYYDFSEPQSYHYCSPVTPRPSFYDTVSYRPSQDYYSYCTVEPVSSTPSIFDPVEPLPELVGDEIEETISSKIFVNDDDDSSTVNHVTSYTVSEKSHFRKPHIEALPQQMQYYFYLI; this is encoded by the exons ATGACACCATTCTACTTTGTTATAGCATTGATAATTCAG acATTGCTTGTTGGCGCAGAAAAGGATGTTGATGTATCATGCAATGAGACCGTAATATTAAATTCTCTTACAAATAAGATCGAAGATGATATCGTAGTCAAAGATTATCATGCAGCCCCTCTGGATTGGATCGATATTATAGGTACGACGGGATCTATCTATCCCACTGCATCAGCTTCTATGATGGCACAAGCTGTACTCTCTGATAAACCGCCAGAAGAACAACTAGAAGATATCAAAGATATGGCCACTCAGATAAAAATGGCGATCCAAAGTGAAATGGTGAATCTTCTTTCTTATGCCATTTCTGGCACAGAAAAGGAATCTGATGGATGTGCCAGAAAAAAGCGCTCGGTAGAAACTCCAACTGATAGCACAAAACTAGTTATGAGACTATTGAAGCACATTAAGTCAAACAATGATTACCAAAACATTgctattgaaaaaatgatgAGTGCCCAAGAAATCGCTGATAAATACGGTATTCCATTCAAAGCTGATCCAGAAATTTTAACTGATTTAGCTGTAGCTGGCAATGAACAAGCGAGTGAACTCACATCAATATTGAAAGACGTTTGTGAAGTTACCAATGCAACAAAGACGCAATCAGATTGTAAGCCAGAAAAACCAGTTCACAATATGACGTACCAACATGAAGATACTATTAAACAGCCAACAGAAAGTTCATTCGCTTATTACGATTTCTCTGAACCTCAATCATACCACTACTGCAGTCCAGTGACACCACGTCCTTCATTCTACGATACAGTGTCCTATAGACCGTCTCAAGACTATTATTCATATTGTACTGTTGAACCTGTATCTTCAACGCCTTCTATATTTGATCCAGTTGAACCCTTACCAGAGCTAGTAGGAGATGAGATTGAAGAGACAATATCGTCCAAGATTTTCGTTAATGACGATGATGATTCGTCCACTGTGAACCATGTGACTTCTTACACGGTGTCCGAGAAATCGCATTTTAGAAAACCACATATAGAAGCTCTGCCTCAACAAATGCAGTactacttttatttaatttaa
- the LOC123700448 gene encoding T-box transcription factor TBX1-like, with the protein MEGQEWRDEWHQPRQLDGVVSSQFPRGAYLQSLAERVSRDQDQLPVLPSLHNTPRDVNAPVIYTDSAVCSRSTYSPLQALSESTCRDHGAQVAPPPPQPPPRMPVSNQNVTLHPAVARCTASLELAALWRSFHELGTEMIVTKAGRRMFPALQARLSGLLPNAEYLLLVDFVPLDDKRYRYAFHSSSWVVAGKADPVSPPRIHVHPDSPAPGAHWMRQLVSFDKLKLTNNQLDDNGHIILNSMHRYQPRLHVVYLPGDGQSSAPGTVPYRTFIFPETGFTAVTAYQNHRITQLKIASNPFAKGFRDCDPDDCPPEQTPQRSVPRRREPQPAEAYPLTQPYAADPSSSGPLYPAHAHPVRYQPHAGHNSAYSAYYAHR; encoded by the exons GCGTGGTATCAAGTCAGTTCCCTCGAGGCGCCTACTTGCAGTCGCTAGCGGAACGCGTCAGCCGGGACCAAGACCAGCTCCCTGTGCTACCCTCGCTACATAACACGCCCAGAGATGTTAACGCACCTGTGATTTATACTGAT AGTGCAGTATGTTCCCGAAGCACGTACTCCCCGCTGCAGGCGCTCAGCGAGAGCACCTGTAGGGACCATGGCGCGCAGGTCGCCCCACCACCGCCGCAGCCGCCGCCACGGATGCCG GTATCAAACCAGAACGTAACACTGCACCCAGCGGTCGCGCGATGTACTGCATCTCTAGAACTAGCCGCGCTATGGAGAAGCTTCCACGAGCTCGGTACAGAGATGATAGTCACCAAGGCTGGGAGGAGAATGTTCCCGGCGTTACAGGCGAGGCTGTCCGGTCTGCTGCCTAATGCCGAGTATCTGTTGCTTGTGGACTTTGTGCCGTTGGATGATAAGCGGTATCGCTATGCGTTTCACAG TTCAAGCTGGGTAGTAGCGGGCAAAGCGGACCCGGTGTCCCCGCCGCGCATCCACGTGCACCCCGACTCGCCCGCGCCCGGCGCGCACTGGATGCGACAACTCGTGTCCTTCGACAAGTTGAAGCTGACCAACAATCAGCTCGATGATAATGGacat ATAATCCTAAACTCGATGCACCGCTACCAACCTCGTTTACACGTGGTGTACTTGCCCGGGGACGGGCAGAGCTCTGCCCCGGGAACAGTTCCATATCGTACTTTTATATTCCCGGAAACTGGCTTCACTGCGGTCACTGCTTATCAGAATCATAGG ATAACACAATTAAAGATAGCCAGTAATCCATTTGCAAAAGGCTTCCGAGATTGCGACCCGGACGATTG TCCACCAGAACAGACCCCCCAACGCAGCGTCCCGCGGCGCCGCGAGCCGCAGCCCGCGGAGGCCTACCCGCTGACGCAGCCCTACGCCGCCGACCCGAGCTCTAGCGGCCCGCTGTACCCAGCACATGCACATCCAGTACG atatCAACCGCACGCAGGCCACAATAGCGCCTATTCAGCATATTACGCacacagataa